One genomic window of Medicago truncatula cultivar Jemalong A17 chromosome 1, MtrunA17r5.0-ANR, whole genome shotgun sequence includes the following:
- the LOC25485606 gene encoding NADH dehydrogenase [ubiquinone] 1 beta subcomplex subunit 7: MEFEGSSKKMIATQEEMVEARVPLAYRDQCAHLLIPLNKCRQAEFYLPWKCENERHSYEKCEYELVMERMLQMQKIRENQNANSKQPVTQGQGAAIPLIPKPANA; the protein is encoded by the coding sequence ATGGAATTTGAAGGATCATCGAAGAAGATGATTGCAACACAAGAGGAGATGGTGGAAGCTAGGGTTCCATTGGCTTACAGAGATCAATGCGCTCATTTGCTCATCCCTCTCAACAAATGCAGACAAGCTGAATTCTATCTTCCATGGAAGTGCGAGAATGAACGCCACTCTTATGAAAAGTGCGAGTACGAACTCGTCATGGAGAGAATGCTTCAGATGCAGAAGATCCGCGAAAATCAAAATGCTAATTCCAAACAACCCGTTACCCAGGGTCAGGGTGCTGCTATTCCTCTCATCCCTAAACCCGCCAATGCTTGA